ATGACACCGCACGCATCTGCTATCATCAGGGCATTCCCTTTTTCGTGCAGGAGTGGCTGTGAAACTCAACCGAACCCAACTGACTCTTTCTGGAATTCTGCTGACGGCGGCTTTGATTCTCGCCCTGTATTTCAGCCGTCGCCCTGCTGATCCCCTGACAGAAACGGGTGGTGCACCGAAAAGCATCCGCGAGCTGCTGGTCCAGCCAGTGAATATTCGCACAGCCGTGGAAAAAGCCCCTGCCACCCTTCCTGCGCCCTGCCCAGGACTTTTTGCGCGCGTGACCGAGGGCACCTTTGACGAATTTCAGGCCTTCACGGACGCAGAAAAAAATACGCTGCAGAGTTGCGCTGAAGCCCTCCCCTTTCTCGCCAAGCATGATCCCGCGCATCTCGGTCGCCTGCGGAACGCCTGCAGCACGCCCGATGAAGAAGGCGCCAATGCCATGCAGAATAACTGCGCTCTTTACTTTTACCTCTATAAGGCCGGGCTGGTGGCTTACTTTGAAAAGGATAAGCCGGCCGCGGATCTCAGCACCGACGCGCTCGCTCAAATCTTTTTCCACGAATACAATAACCTTGACCCGCAGAGGCTCGACCTCCTGTCGGGCCTGGCCGATGAGCTGCTGCGCCGCGAACCTTCGTATAGCGTGAAGAAGGCGAAAGCGAGCATCGCGCTCTTTCAGTTTATGAAGTCGCAGAATCCCGCCCAGGGCGAGGAGCTGCTGCGCACTCTCGCGGCTTTGAAGGATCAGAATCCGCATGATGAGCAGGGGCTTGAGCTGCATTTCGTGGCCCTGGCCATCATGGGCAGGGCGCAGGAGATGAATACTCTGACCGAGGAGTTCGTGAGTTCCCATCCATCTTCGGCAGCGGGCCATTACATGCGTTCCGCCTATTTCTGGCAGATGAAGGACCGCGCGCAAACGATCGAAGCCTTGAAAAACGCCATAGCGCTGGAGCCGACCAACCCACGCTACATGGAACTCCGTGATCGCGTGGAAAAGGCGGAACCGGGCGCGGCCGGCGTTTACAACATCAACGTGAACTTCGACCTGATCAGCGAATAATCGCGAACTCACGTCGCAGATTAAACCACGTCATTCCCACCTGCAAAGGCCCGCTCTTTCCATTCCGGGCTTTTTACGGCATATTTCGAAGGCCAACGTCATGATGAGGATAATATGGCCTTTGCCCTGGACGCCCAGCTTCCCCCTGATCCCGTATTCGAACCTGGAATTCGCCGCGCCCCCAAACGCGCTGTCCAACTGGACGAGGCGGATATCGCGTTGGCTTTGCGCAATGCGCTGCGTTATGTGCATCCGTCTTTGCACGCAAAGCTGGCTCCTGAATTTTTGAATGAACTCACGACGCATGGCCGCATCTATGGCTATCGTTTTCGCCCCCAGGGTCGCCTGAGCGGGCGGCCAATGCATGAATACAAGGGCCGCTGTGAAGCCGGCAAAGCCCTGCAGGTCATGATCGACAACAATCTTGATTTCGCGATTGCGCTTTATCCCTATGAGCTTGTGACCTACGGAGAAACCGGCCAGGTCTTTCAAAACTGGATGCAGTATCGTCTGACCAAACTCTATCTGGAAGAGCTGACCGAGGATCAGACGCTCGTTCTGCATTCCGGCCATCCGCTCGGCCTTTTTCCCAGCAGTAAAACCGCGCCGCGCGTAATGGCGACCAATGGTCTTATGGTCGGCCTCTTCGATAACCCGGAAGCCTTTGCCCGCGCGGCGGCCATTGGTGTTGCGAATTATGGGCAGATGACCGCCGGCGGCTGGATGTACATCGGCCCGCAGGGTATCGTGCACGGAACCTACAACACTCTTGTGATCGCCGGTCGTTTGAAGCTCGGCATTCCGGTGGATGGTGATCTGCGCGGTCGACTCTTCGTCAGCTCGGGACTCGGTGGCATGAGCGGCGCGCAGGGCAAAGCGGTGGAGATCGCCGGCGCGGCCGGCATCATCGCCGAGGTCGACGCCTCGCGGATTGAAACGCGGCGTTCGCAGGGTTGGGTCAGCCGCGTCACGAGCAACCCGGCCGAGGCCTTTGCCTGGGCCCAGGAAGCCGTGGCCGCGAAAAAAGGCGTGGCGATCGCCTTTCACGGAAATATCGTCACGCTGCTGGCGCATGCCGTGGACCAAAATATTCGCATCGATCTTCTGTCGGATCAGACCAGCTGCCATGCAGTGTATGAAGGCGGCTACTGTCCGGTTCAGCTGGATTTCGCAGCCCGCACCGCGATGCTGGGGACCGACAAGGCCCGCTTCCGTCAGCTGGTGGATGCCACGCTGCAGCAGCATTTCGAGTTGATTCATAAGCTCGTGGCGCGCGGGACCTATTTCTTTGATTACGGCAATGCCTTCATGAAATCGGTTTATGATGCGGGCGTGAAAGGCATCTGCAAAAACGGGCAGAATGAGAAGGAGGGCTTTATCTGGCCGTCCTATGTGGAAGATATCCTGGGCCCCGAACTCTTTGATTATGGTTATGGTCCCTTCCGCTGGGTGTGTTTGAGCGGTGATGCCAAGGATCTGGACCGTACCGATGCCGCCGCGGCCGAGACGATCAGCCAGCTGCGGCCGAAGCTTCGATACCAGGACCTGGACAACCTTCGCTGGGTGCGCGAGGCCAAGGGCTATCAGCTGGTGGTGGGCACGCAGGCACGCATCCTTTATCAGGATGCCGAAGGTCGCCGCCGCATCGCCCGTCGTTTCAATGCGATGGTGCGGGCCAAGGAAGTCGGGCCTATCATGCTGGGTCGCGATCATCATGATACGGGCGGAACCGATTCACCTTATCGCGAGACGTCGAACATCAAGGACGGGTCCAATATCATGGCGGAGATGGCGACCCATATTTTCGCGGGTAATGCGGCGCGGGGAATGACGCTGTGCGCCTTGCATAACGGGGGCGGCGTCGGTATCGGCAAATCCATCAACGGTGGTTTTGGACTGCTATTGGATGGAAGTGAAGAGGTCGATCGCATCATTGACAGTGCCCTGCCCTGGGATGTGATGGGCGGCGTGGCCCGTCGAGCCTGGGCCGGCAATGCGCACTCGATCGAGACCTCGGCGCTTTACAACGAGCAGACGCAAGGGAAGATCACTCTGCCGTATCTCGCGGATCCTGGGTTGATCCAGTCGG
The DNA window shown above is from Oligoflexus sp. and carries:
- a CDS encoding urocanate hydratase gives rise to the protein MAFALDAQLPPDPVFEPGIRRAPKRAVQLDEADIALALRNALRYVHPSLHAKLAPEFLNELTTHGRIYGYRFRPQGRLSGRPMHEYKGRCEAGKALQVMIDNNLDFAIALYPYELVTYGETGQVFQNWMQYRLTKLYLEELTEDQTLVLHSGHPLGLFPSSKTAPRVMATNGLMVGLFDNPEAFARAAAIGVANYGQMTAGGWMYIGPQGIVHGTYNTLVIAGRLKLGIPVDGDLRGRLFVSSGLGGMSGAQGKAVEIAGAAGIIAEVDASRIETRRSQGWVSRVTSNPAEAFAWAQEAVAAKKGVAIAFHGNIVTLLAHAVDQNIRIDLLSDQTSCHAVYEGGYCPVQLDFAARTAMLGTDKARFRQLVDATLQQHFELIHKLVARGTYFFDYGNAFMKSVYDAGVKGICKNGQNEKEGFIWPSYVEDILGPELFDYGYGPFRWVCLSGDAKDLDRTDAAAAETISQLRPKLRYQDLDNLRWVREAKGYQLVVGTQARILYQDAEGRRRIARRFNAMVRAKEVGPIMLGRDHHDTGGTDSPYRETSNIKDGSNIMAEMATHIFAGNAARGMTLCALHNGGGVGIGKSINGGFGLLLDGSEEVDRIIDSALPWDVMGGVARRAWAGNAHSIETSALYNEQTQGKITLPYLADPGLIQSVMALQKRS